From a region of the Mycobacterium intracellulare ATCC 13950 genome:
- a CDS encoding SDR family NAD(P)-dependent oxidoreductase, whose protein sequence is MFGLNKPKISRGASAVVTGAGSGIGAAFAVELGRRGGAVVCSDIDQTAAQKTADAITEQGGKAIAIRCDVSRFDEVQALAEQSQAWFPAAPTLVINNAGVGAGGAAIGDAPLDDWAWTLGINLWGPIHGCHVFTPILRDAESRAPRGIINVASAAAFGAAPGMAAYNVSKAGVLSLSETLAAELAGTPVRVTVLCPTFVKTNILESGRISEQSSELATKLMRWTGLSAEKVARTCLDAHDRGELYCMPQFDAKVGWNIKRLAPQAYTRTAGLLSRINLP, encoded by the coding sequence ATGTTCGGACTCAATAAGCCCAAAATCAGCCGCGGCGCTTCGGCGGTGGTGACCGGTGCCGGAAGCGGCATCGGCGCCGCCTTCGCCGTCGAACTCGGCCGTCGCGGCGGCGCGGTCGTGTGCAGTGATATCGACCAAACCGCGGCGCAAAAGACCGCCGACGCGATCACCGAGCAGGGCGGCAAGGCGATCGCGATCCGTTGCGACGTATCGCGATTCGACGAGGTGCAGGCGTTGGCCGAGCAATCGCAGGCGTGGTTCCCGGCGGCACCCACGTTGGTGATCAACAACGCCGGTGTCGGTGCCGGCGGCGCCGCGATCGGCGATGCGCCGCTCGACGATTGGGCGTGGACGTTGGGGATCAACCTCTGGGGCCCCATTCACGGCTGCCATGTGTTCACCCCGATCCTGCGCGACGCCGAGTCGCGTGCGCCGCGGGGCATCATCAACGTGGCCTCCGCGGCGGCGTTCGGCGCCGCCCCGGGTATGGCCGCCTATAACGTCAGTAAGGCCGGCGTCCTTTCACTCTCGGAAACCCTGGCCGCCGAACTCGCCGGAACCCCGGTGCGGGTCACCGTGCTGTGCCCGACCTTCGTAAAGACCAACATTCTCGAGTCCGGCCGCATCAGCGAACAATCCAGCGAACTCGCCACCAAATTGATGCGCTGGACCGGATTGTCCGCGGAGAAGGTCGCGCGAACCTGCCTGGACGCACACGACCGCGGCGAGCTCTACTGCATGCCGCAGTTCGACGCCAAGGTCGGCTGGAACATCAAACGCCTGGCCCCGCAGGCCTATACGCGCACGGCCGGCTTGCTCTCCCGCATCAACCTGCCCTGA
- a CDS encoding alpha/beta hydrolase: MTDGVPARGSLRSRGAAAVSAYTLRPITSVIPPERAWGLWLSRQIIARIMGTFGPSLAGTRVEPVDTRLPDGRRVKGEWVYGPRTPTSETERSSTTAGAIYYVHGSGYAVCSPKTHRRLTSWLSSLTGLPVFCIDYRLAPKHRFPTAADDVRAGWDWLVDTCGLPPKHIVIAGDSAGGHLSVDLLLQPGVEHPAAMVLFSPLYDLSFELALARERIRPDPATSAANAVRLVGLYHSGVDLTHQRLTLDVAGGPALPPTLIQAGGAEMLQEDARQLAADIRTAGGRCELQIWPHQVHAFQALPRMTPEAAKAMAYVARFIAHALQDAHAVTEGAR; the protein is encoded by the coding sequence ATGACGGACGGTGTTCCGGCTCGCGGGTCGCTGCGATCCCGCGGGGCGGCAGCGGTAAGTGCCTACACCCTGCGGCCGATCACCAGCGTGATCCCGCCCGAGCGGGCTTGGGGGCTATGGCTCTCGCGCCAGATCATCGCCAGGATCATGGGCACCTTTGGACCCTCGCTCGCGGGCACCCGCGTCGAACCGGTCGACACCAGGCTGCCCGACGGCCGCCGCGTCAAAGGGGAATGGGTCTACGGGCCGCGCACCCCCACCAGCGAAACCGAGCGCTCATCGACCACCGCCGGAGCCATCTACTACGTGCACGGCAGCGGGTACGCCGTGTGTTCGCCCAAGACGCACCGCCGGTTGACATCCTGGCTTTCGTCCTTGACCGGCCTTCCGGTGTTCTGCATCGACTACCGACTCGCCCCAAAGCATCGCTTCCCCACCGCGGCCGACGATGTCCGCGCGGGCTGGGACTGGCTGGTCGACACGTGCGGCCTACCGCCGAAACACATTGTGATCGCCGGAGATTCGGCGGGCGGTCACCTGTCCGTCGATCTGCTGCTACAACCCGGGGTCGAGCACCCCGCCGCCATGGTGCTGTTCTCGCCGCTGTACGACCTCTCGTTCGAATTGGCGCTCGCCCGTGAGCGGATTCGCCCCGATCCCGCCACCAGCGCCGCGAACGCGGTGCGGTTGGTCGGCCTCTACCACAGCGGCGTCGACCTCACCCATCAACGGCTGACGCTCGACGTCGCCGGCGGCCCCGCGCTTCCACCCACCCTGATCCAGGCCGGTGGCGCCGAGATGCTGCAAGAAGACGCGCGCCAACTCGCCGCCGACATCCGAACTGCCGGTGGCAGATGCGAACTGCAGATCTGGCCCCATCAGGTGCACGCCTTTCAGGCGCTGCCACGCATGACACCCGAAGCCGCCAAGGCGATGGCCTATGTCGCGCGCTTCATCGCGCACGCCCTGCAGGATGCGCACGCCGTTACCGAAGGGGCCCGCTGA
- the mmaA2 gene encoding cyclopropane mycolic acid synthase MmaA2 yields the protein MTQKLRPHFEDVQAHYDLSDDFFRLFLDPTQTYSCAYFEREDMTLEEAQIAKIDLALGKLGLQPGMTLLDVGCGWGATMRRAIEKYDVSVVGLTLSKNQVAHVQKTFDEMDTQRSRRVLLQGWEQWDEPVDRIVSIGAFEHFGHERYDDFFKMAHDVLPDDGVMLLHTITALTGPQIVERGMPLTFELARFIKFMVTEIFPGGRLPSIEKVEEHSSRAGFTLTRRQSLQPHYARTLDLWAAALEANKDKAIEIQSEEVYERYMRYLTGCANGFRVGYIDVNQFTLAK from the coding sequence ATGACGCAAAAACTACGACCTCATTTCGAAGACGTGCAGGCTCATTACGACCTGTCTGACGACTTCTTCCGTCTTTTCCTTGACCCGACACAGACCTACAGCTGCGCCTACTTCGAGCGTGAGGACATGACGCTGGAAGAGGCGCAGATCGCCAAGATCGACCTGGCGCTGGGCAAGCTGGGCCTGCAGCCGGGTATGACACTGCTCGACGTGGGCTGCGGCTGGGGTGCCACGATGCGCCGGGCGATCGAGAAATACGATGTCTCCGTCGTCGGCCTGACGTTGAGCAAGAACCAAGTCGCCCACGTGCAGAAGACATTCGACGAGATGGACACGCAGCGCAGCCGCCGGGTGCTGCTGCAGGGGTGGGAACAGTGGGACGAGCCCGTCGACAGGATCGTGTCGATCGGCGCGTTCGAGCATTTCGGCCACGAACGCTACGACGACTTCTTCAAGATGGCCCACGACGTGCTGCCCGACGACGGTGTGATGCTGCTGCATACCATCACGGCGTTGACCGGTCCGCAGATCGTGGAGCGCGGCATGCCGCTGACCTTCGAGCTGGCCCGTTTCATCAAGTTCATGGTCACCGAGATCTTTCCGGGCGGCCGGCTGCCGTCGATCGAGAAGGTGGAGGAGCACTCGTCGAGGGCGGGTTTCACACTGACTCGCCGCCAGTCGCTGCAGCCGCACTACGCCCGCACCCTCGATTTGTGGGCGGCGGCGCTCGAGGCCAATAAGGACAAAGCCATCGAGATCCAGTCCGAAGAGGTCTACGAGCGCTACATGCGCTACTTGACAGGCTGCGCCAACGGATTTCGGGTCGGCTACATCGACGTCAACCAATTCACCCTGGCAAAGTAG
- a CDS encoding cyclopropane mycolic acid synthase family methyltransferase, with the protein MTHGHSELKPNVDHIQSHYDWSNEFFRLWLDPSMTYSCAYFERDDMTLEEAQRAKIDLALGKLGLRPGMTLLDIGCGWGSTMRRAVEKYDVNVIGLTLSENQLAHCRQKFDEMDSPRFKEVRLHGWEDFDEPVDRIVSLGAFEHFADGIGTYERYADFFKMCYNVLPEDGVMLLHSIVLPSAEEAEQLGLKRTMSLMRFISFIRKEIYPGGRLPMISVVDEYATGAGFQITRHHRIGSNYVRTLDTWAKGLEAHKDEAIELKGQQMYETFMKYLTGCRELFRDGYTDVCQFTMEKRAA; encoded by the coding sequence ATGACGCACGGCCACTCAGAACTCAAGCCGAATGTCGATCATATCCAGTCGCACTACGACTGGTCCAACGAGTTTTTTCGGCTTTGGCTCGATCCGAGCATGACCTACAGCTGCGCCTACTTCGAGCGCGACGACATGACGCTGGAAGAGGCGCAGCGCGCCAAGATCGACTTGGCGTTGGGCAAGCTGGGCCTGCGGCCCGGGATGACGCTGCTCGACATCGGTTGCGGCTGGGGCTCGACCATGCGGCGCGCGGTCGAAAAGTACGACGTCAATGTCATCGGATTGACATTGAGCGAGAACCAATTGGCGCACTGCCGGCAAAAGTTCGACGAAATGGACAGCCCGCGCTTCAAAGAGGTGCGGCTGCACGGCTGGGAGGATTTCGACGAGCCGGTGGACCGCATCGTGTCACTGGGGGCGTTCGAGCACTTCGCCGATGGCATCGGCACCTACGAGCGCTACGCCGACTTCTTCAAGATGTGTTACAACGTGCTGCCCGAGGACGGCGTCATGCTGCTGCACAGCATCGTGTTGCCCAGCGCTGAGGAGGCCGAGCAGCTCGGGCTGAAGCGGACGATGTCGCTGATGCGGTTCATCAGCTTCATCCGTAAAGAGATCTACCCGGGGGGTCGCTTGCCGATGATTTCGGTGGTCGATGAATACGCGACCGGGGCGGGTTTCCAGATCACTCGTCACCACCGGATCGGGTCGAATTACGTGCGCACGTTGGACACTTGGGCGAAGGGTCTGGAAGCGCATAAGGACGAGGCGATTGAGCTCAAGGGCCAGCAGATGTATGAGACGTTCATGAAATATCTGACCGGCTGCCGCGAGCTGTTCCGGGACGGCTACACGGACGTTTGTCAGTTCACCATGGAAAAGCGGGCCGCGTAG
- a CDS encoding helix-turn-helix transcriptional regulator: MPDRQPLAAFLRARRERLKPADVGLAEGGRRRVAGLRREEVAMLAGISADYYLRLEQGRTSQPSDQVLAALASALQLSDDATEYMRNLARPALTRRSRVPASAEDVDLGLRTLIDNWQLIPAYVQDRHMNVLAANSMAQALLPYFAPGFNQLRTAFLDPDFPAWVDNWDEVTDMLVSWLRFNIAEDSPADPEFQALIDELSDASQQFRTLWARQEVKQKTSGPAPFQNPRVGPLALCYRVFMLPDTKQTMIAYYAEPGTPSEERLRELSSLVHSP, from the coding sequence ATGCCTGATCGCCAACCGCTGGCGGCGTTTCTTCGGGCCCGTCGAGAACGGTTGAAACCGGCTGATGTAGGCCTTGCCGAGGGCGGGCGTCGCCGGGTGGCGGGTTTGCGCCGTGAGGAAGTCGCGATGCTTGCCGGCATTAGCGCCGACTATTACCTGCGACTCGAGCAAGGCCGAACGAGTCAGCCCTCTGATCAGGTGCTCGCGGCTTTAGCCAGCGCGTTACAACTCAGCGATGACGCGACCGAGTACATGCGCAACTTGGCTCGCCCCGCTCTCACACGCCGATCCAGGGTCCCTGCGTCGGCCGAGGACGTTGATCTCGGCCTGCGGACGTTGATCGACAACTGGCAGCTGATTCCCGCGTATGTGCAGGACCGGCATATGAACGTTTTGGCCGCCAACTCAATGGCCCAGGCGCTGCTGCCTTATTTCGCACCGGGATTCAACCAGCTGCGGACAGCGTTCCTGGACCCGGACTTTCCCGCCTGGGTGGACAACTGGGACGAGGTCACCGACATGCTCGTATCGTGGCTTCGGTTCAACATTGCCGAAGACAGCCCCGCCGATCCCGAATTTCAAGCTCTCATCGACGAGCTCAGCGACGCGAGCCAGCAATTCCGCACTTTGTGGGCACGCCAAGAGGTCAAGCAGAAGACGAGCGGACCGGCTCCATTCCAAAACCCCAGAGTTGGGCCGCTCGCGCTGTGCTATCGGGTATTCATGCTGCCCGACACGAAGCAGACGATGATTGCCTACTACGCCGAACCTGGCACGCCTTCGGAGGAACGCCTGCGAGAGCTCTCCAGCCTCGTGCATTCGCCGTAG
- a CDS encoding class I SAM-dependent methyltransferase, giving the protein MTELLDWDDAYHEDGIFSGHPPWGIGRPQPQIADLIRQGAFRSDVLDAGCGYGETSLVLAALGYTVVGVDRSVIAIAEAVAERRRRRLPNARFVASDITSLTGYEGRFATVVDSALFHALPVTRRDDYLHSIQLAAAPGASLYILTFTQDAFPEDPGYPIPNVVTRNELREAVSRHWTIDEIRPAFIHAHAPQTRSGRKFDVDADGREKLPAFLLTAHRP; this is encoded by the coding sequence ATGACAGAACTATTGGATTGGGACGACGCCTACCACGAGGACGGGATCTTCAGCGGCCACCCACCATGGGGCATCGGTCGACCACAGCCACAAATCGCCGACCTCATCAGGCAAGGCGCTTTTCGAAGCGATGTGCTCGACGCCGGCTGCGGATACGGTGAAACGTCGCTTGTATTAGCAGCATTGGGCTACACCGTCGTCGGAGTCGACCGAAGCGTGATCGCGATAGCCGAGGCGGTCGCGGAGCGCCGCCGCCGACGGCTGCCCAACGCAAGGTTCGTGGCGTCCGACATCACCTCCCTTACCGGTTACGAAGGCCGGTTTGCGACCGTCGTCGACAGCGCGTTGTTTCACGCACTCCCGGTAACGCGACGCGACGACTACTTGCATTCGATACAGCTGGCGGCGGCGCCTGGCGCGTCGCTGTACATCCTGACGTTCACCCAGGATGCGTTCCCCGAAGATCCGGGATATCCGATTCCCAATGTGGTAACGAGAAACGAACTGCGCGAAGCAGTTAGCAGACATTGGACCATCGATGAGATCCGCCCGGCGTTCATTCATGCGCACGCGCCCCAAACCCGTTCAGGTCGCAAGTTCGATGTGGACGCCGACGGTCGCGAAAAGCTGCCTGCGTTTCTTCTGACCGCTCACCGGCCGTGA
- a CDS encoding alpha/beta fold hydrolase encodes MTPVSTYVLIPGGWHAAWCWWPVAKRLRAAGHHAIALTLPGLDDGDDPSGYRLTDAVDYVVSQVRGLQLDVILVAHSWGGYPATGAAEILTDKVRKVIYFNALVPVRGRSLVDDHPPAGRDLLLRLINESPDGAVAPSLAYVEELFMQDAAPEMQRMVADLLAPQPGGYFLDALNVDPADLGVATAYIASDSDCAPQWPAAEFASRLGVEPVYVPGTHLSMLTHPDEVAKAIMAA; translated from the coding sequence GTGACACCTGTCTCGACGTACGTGCTGATCCCAGGCGGCTGGCATGCAGCGTGGTGCTGGTGGCCGGTGGCCAAGCGGCTTCGCGCGGCAGGCCATCACGCGATCGCGTTGACCCTACCGGGCCTCGACGATGGCGACGACCCGTCGGGTTATCGGCTCACGGACGCTGTGGATTACGTCGTCAGCCAAGTACGCGGGCTGCAACTCGACGTGATTCTGGTTGCGCACAGTTGGGGCGGCTATCCCGCTACCGGCGCGGCGGAAATCCTGACGGACAAGGTCAGGAAGGTCATCTACTTCAACGCGCTGGTGCCGGTGCGCGGCAGGTCGCTGGTGGACGATCACCCACCAGCCGGCCGCGACTTGCTATTGAGGTTGATCAACGAGTCGCCTGATGGCGCGGTCGCGCCGAGCTTGGCATATGTTGAAGAGCTGTTTATGCAAGACGCGGCGCCGGAAATGCAGCGGATGGTAGCCGACCTCCTGGCGCCGCAGCCCGGTGGTTACTTCCTCGACGCCTTGAATGTCGATCCAGCAGATCTCGGTGTTGCTACCGCATACATCGCCAGCGACAGCGATTGCGCACCCCAATGGCCGGCGGCGGAATTCGCATCCCGACTCGGCGTCGAACCCGTCTACGTGCCGGGGACCCACCTGAGCATGCTGACCCACCCAGACGAG